In Geopsychrobacter electrodiphilus DSM 16401, a single window of DNA contains:
- a CDS encoding cytochrome c3 family protein yields the protein MLKQRKMWRILTYLALATVATYMLAGCGSSSSDPIVPAVTIEPTVQVTDTAGDAVVGATVYAIPAADVTAIAAEPITLGTDGNYTAASQNVDEPLEDLINGNFTPAGSGVTTYVSGTTDATGKALLSGLPVGAADMYFIYVTPATTDSVHLPGGSLCRNLVTGASLDNNVTTVEISTSPSATATYIGSSACLGCHSTYATIKQTAHKHGIMQAGVPSGLQDLTEFGPTAGVYNYMAGLDKFTAGTSTTGGTTIWYSDPDTTRGFDKFKTQTTAPATGTIYATVRVYKDSVDSKYKMQFTNVINPADPKSGMIREVLMNYGGGVYKQRYMSSFGASESLYILPVQYNASGDDAATDRTRKIFRDYHLDFWMTFDTAVATNNLFKDLPAASKSFDINCASCHFNGYQVVQNSTTSEFSATAVADVNGTLNPISGVNEEMNVGCESCHGPGSDHQAANGLGVAIVTPQNLPVERASMLCGRCHSRPEGNNSFGTHTDQPLDVNNEMLHAGSSRASYLANNTDRHDAKASDMWADGLHSKSHHQQYTDFIQSVKYRNGSALKTCTDCHDIHAPGTDRHQLNGTSDNSLCISCHAAKADVVAHMTAKTGASMGAGTKCIDCHFTKTAKSGAGQTVGKVGGISGVTYYQNDISSHRLDVPLKNATSSTNPMPVPYINTCGVCHSLSAM from the coding sequence ATGCTGAAACAAAGGAAAATGTGGAGAATTTTAACGTATCTGGCGTTGGCCACAGTGGCGACGTATATGCTGGCCGGTTGCGGCTCCAGCTCATCCGACCCGATCGTGCCGGCGGTCACGATTGAGCCGACGGTTCAGGTAACAGATACCGCAGGAGACGCCGTTGTAGGGGCCACAGTCTACGCCATCCCGGCGGCAGACGTTACGGCTATTGCCGCTGAGCCAATTACTTTGGGGACAGATGGCAACTATACAGCAGCGTCCCAGAACGTCGATGAGCCACTTGAGGATTTGATCAACGGTAACTTTACCCCTGCTGGGAGTGGTGTAACAACTTACGTTTCGGGCACAACCGACGCCACCGGCAAAGCACTCCTTTCCGGGCTACCCGTTGGTGCTGCGGATATGTATTTTATCTACGTTACCCCTGCAACGACTGATTCGGTTCACCTGCCAGGCGGCAGCCTGTGCCGTAACCTGGTCACAGGGGCATCTCTGGACAATAACGTGACAACCGTTGAGATTTCGACCAGCCCCTCCGCGACGGCAACCTATATCGGTTCCAGCGCCTGTCTGGGCTGTCATTCGACCTATGCCACGATCAAGCAAACCGCCCACAAGCACGGCATCATGCAGGCAGGGGTTCCGAGTGGTCTTCAAGATCTGACCGAGTTCGGTCCGACTGCCGGGGTTTACAATTATATGGCGGGGCTGGACAAGTTTACCGCAGGTACGTCCACTACGGGCGGGACGACCATCTGGTACTCTGACCCTGATACCACCCGTGGATTCGACAAATTTAAAACGCAGACGACTGCCCCCGCGACAGGAACTATCTATGCGACGGTTCGTGTCTACAAGGACAGCGTTGATAGTAAATATAAAATGCAGTTCACCAACGTCATCAACCCTGCCGATCCGAAAAGCGGGATGATCCGCGAAGTTCTTATGAACTACGGTGGCGGCGTTTACAAACAGCGCTACATGTCTTCGTTTGGTGCCAGTGAAAGTCTCTATATCCTTCCGGTACAGTACAATGCGTCGGGTGATGATGCTGCGACTGACAGAACCCGTAAGATCTTTCGTGATTATCATCTGGATTTCTGGATGACCTTCGACACTGCGGTTGCAACCAATAATCTTTTTAAGGACCTGCCCGCAGCGTCAAAGAGTTTTGATATCAACTGCGCATCCTGTCACTTCAACGGCTATCAGGTTGTTCAAAACTCGACGACCAGCGAATTCAGCGCCACGGCCGTTGCCGATGTCAACGGCACTCTGAACCCGATATCTGGTGTCAACGAAGAGATGAACGTCGGCTGTGAATCCTGCCACGGCCCGGGTTCTGACCATCAGGCCGCCAACGGTCTTGGCGTCGCCATCGTCACCCCGCAAAATCTTCCGGTTGAACGGGCTTCCATGCTCTGCGGCCGTTGTCATAGCCGGCCTGAGGGCAATAATAGCTTCGGTACCCATACTGACCAACCGTTGGATGTAAATAACGAGATGTTGCACGCAGGCAGCAGTCGGGCCTCTTATCTGGCCAACAATACCGATCGTCATGATGCTAAGGCAAGTGACATGTGGGCCGACGGGTTGCATTCAAAATCTCACCATCAGCAGTACACGGATTTCATTCAGTCCGTAAAATATCGCAATGGCAGTGCGCTCAAGACCTGCACCGATTGTCATGATATTCACGCGCCGGGAACCGATCGTCACCAACTGAACGGCACTTCGGATAACAGCTTGTGTATCAGCTGTCACGCGGCCAAGGCCGATGTGGTTGCTCACATGACTGCCAAGACTGGCGCCTCGATGGGCGCAGGTACCAAGTGTATCGATTGTCACTTCACCAAAACGGCAAAGTCTGGCGCTGGTCAGACGGTCGGCAAAGTCGGCGGCATCTCTGGTGTGACTTACTATCAGAATGACATCAGCTCGCATCGTCTGGATGTCCCTCTGAAAAACGCTACTTCGTCAACTAATCCGATGCCGGTGCCTTACATAAACACCTGTGGCGTATGTCATAGTCTTAGTGCAATGTAG
- a CDS encoding tRNA dihydrouridine synthase yields the protein MKPNAAKKLFSQKPLLMLAPMQGLTNRVLRQWFINQVAPDMVFTEFVRVQTRSRKRVTRSDLAEVSSHGGETPLVVQMIGHGAEPLCEAAEGLEMAGARHLNLNLGCPYGRMLSGATGGELLREPLKLAALLQRLRAQIKGDFSIKCRAGYDDPRQIFELLPVFEDCGVDWLILHPRTVEQRYTGHADHELTAEVAAKCPLPLVANGDINDVATGLKLLQIPGISGLMLGRGALADPFLFTRLRAERLEPLTAEERSRQLQGYIAALIPAYLEQFCGERQALMKLKDLLNFIPDPARQRVLGKMKRAQSLDKFRLLLQDV from the coding sequence ATGAAGCCAAACGCCGCAAAAAAACTCTTTAGCCAAAAGCCACTCCTGATGCTGGCGCCGATGCAGGGGCTGACTAACCGCGTGCTGCGCCAGTGGTTTATCAACCAGGTCGCGCCCGATATGGTTTTTACCGAGTTTGTGCGGGTGCAGACCCGCAGTCGCAAGCGCGTGACGCGCAGTGATCTGGCCGAGGTCAGCAGCCACGGCGGGGAAACCCCGCTGGTGGTGCAGATGATCGGTCACGGCGCAGAGCCGCTGTGTGAAGCGGCCGAGGGGCTGGAGATGGCCGGAGCCCGGCATCTTAACCTGAACCTCGGTTGCCCCTACGGCCGGATGCTGAGCGGCGCGACCGGCGGTGAGCTGCTTCGTGAGCCGCTCAAGCTGGCGGCGCTGCTGCAACGCCTGCGTGCGCAGATCAAGGGAGATTTTTCTATTAAGTGCCGCGCCGGCTACGATGATCCGCGTCAGATCTTCGAGTTGCTGCCGGTGTTTGAAGACTGCGGGGTCGACTGGCTGATTCTGCATCCGCGCACCGTCGAGCAGCGTTACACCGGCCACGCCGATCACGAGCTGACCGCTGAGGTTGCGGCAAAGTGCCCACTGCCCCTTGTCGCCAACGGCGATATCAACGATGTCGCCACCGGCCTGAAGCTGCTGCAGATCCCGGGGATCTCAGGCCTGATGCTGGGTCGTGGCGCGCTGGCCGATCCCTTTCTGTTCACCCGGTTACGTGCAGAACGGCTCGAACCTCTGACCGCTGAAGAGCGGAGCAGACAGCTGCAGGGTTACATTGCCGCTCTCATTCCGGCCTATCTTGAACAGTTCTGTGGCGAGCGCCAGGCGTTGATGAAGCTCAAGGATCTGCTCAATTTCATCCCCGATCCGGCGCGCCAGCGGGTGTTGGGGAAGATGAAGCGGGCGCAGAGTCTGGATAAATTTCGCCTTCTGTTGCAGGACGTTTAA
- a CDS encoding sensor domain-containing diguanylate cyclase: MHKLSLIERFHEHEELAEKFYALDLEILKILDVETFCRALPRQVAELFKVPHCWLSFIEDSGAARFVRGKSDAPLVRRESFEELLPQPERPLVVNENLSPYFKLLPAARREHFQSLALVPLHLDGELVGSLNQADPDPQRFNPNYNPVYLERLAVKLSLGLSNVIAHEQLRQLAYHDPLTSLPNRRAMERFLTTELARIKRYGGEMSVAFVDLDRFKLVNDTHGHDYGDALLQYLAEGLKKMSRQTDLTTRLAGDEFVLLLPQTDRAAAEGLLGRMETEFLKHPLQFKGQSLEARISYGTASSNERAHPTDLLKLADSRLYEAKRRKKTL, translated from the coding sequence ATGCACAAACTTTCACTCATCGAACGCTTTCATGAGCATGAAGAACTGGCCGAAAAGTTCTATGCGCTCGATCTCGAAATTCTCAAAATCCTCGATGTTGAGACCTTCTGCCGGGCCTTGCCGCGGCAGGTTGCCGAGCTGTTTAAGGTACCACATTGCTGGTTGTCATTTATTGAAGATTCCGGCGCGGCGCGCTTTGTGCGCGGCAAGTCGGATGCGCCTTTGGTCAGGCGTGAAAGCTTTGAGGAGCTGCTGCCGCAGCCTGAGAGGCCGCTGGTGGTCAATGAAAATCTCAGTCCTTATTTCAAGCTGCTGCCGGCGGCGCGGCGTGAGCATTTTCAGTCGCTGGCGCTGGTCCCCCTGCATCTCGATGGCGAGCTGGTCGGGAGTCTCAATCAGGCGGATCCCGATCCGCAGCGCTTCAACCCGAACTACAATCCGGTCTATCTCGAACGTCTGGCGGTCAAGCTGTCCCTCGGCCTGTCGAACGTGATTGCTCACGAACAGCTGCGCCAACTGGCCTACCATGATCCCTTGACCTCACTTCCCAACCGGCGGGCCATGGAACGTTTTCTGACCACCGAACTGGCGCGGATCAAACGCTATGGCGGTGAAATGAGCGTCGCTTTTGTCGATCTCGATCGCTTCAAGCTGGTCAATGATACACACGGCCATGATTACGGCGACGCCCTGTTGCAGTATCTGGCCGAGGGTCTGAAAAAGATGAGCCGCCAGACCGATCTGACCACCCGCCTGGCGGGGGATGAATTTGTGCTGCTGCTGCCGCAGACCGATCGCGCCGCGGCCGAAGGCTTGCTGGGGCGGATGGAGACCGAATTTCTTAAACACCCGCTGCAGTTCAAGGGGCAGAGCCTCGAAGCGCGCATCAGTTATGGCACCGCGTCATCCAACGAAAGAGCGCATCCCACTGACCTGCTTAAACTTGCCGATAGTCGTCTCTATGAAGCCAAACGCCGCAAAAAAACTCTTTAG
- a CDS encoding CHASE2 domain-containing serine/threonine-protein kinase: MRLFSRIIFSNPVLGLLLTLVIFVASQVGCPPLQVLDQQIFDQLIALRKPANSDNLVMVAIDLKSRQQLGDTPWSRHQLAKLLNAVEEQHPAAIGLISPLSFASSDPTADQELIANARNLVVRVEDLQGISAGNTPYFKSHSLPRITQLPTARELLLNQQNPLRRYLSQPPSPLLLPPLRGLQDRALAGPLILHPDKDGVLRRLPLLVPWQDRLVPSLPLQLILMTTGERLQDLSYGPLEFPGRLSLGKLRLDLGPGYQLLLDRSGRAPAFQAISASDLLQQKVPPRTLRNRIVLIGESDAQAQPAGRLGALEAATLATISLLNGTPLHQPAWGWLLESLVLLYFGLFCFLLLPRLSTRFGLLSLLFFLLTWVIGAAATLVISGLWLQVAPAIVLSLLGFLLVHYKKLRHNLTTSVAESDKMLGRSFQEQGMLDLALDRYLRCPPGYRGMKELLYSLGLDFERKRMPHKALTVYLHLQKAGSFRDLKQRIRQLRDNVQTLVMPAANGTMVISKSGEKPMLGRYRIEKVLGQGAMGTVYQGVDPKINRQVAIKTLAYEQIDPTELDDVKERFFREAEAAGRLNHPNIVTVYDVGEEADLAYMAMELLDGTDLSQYCSKKNRLSARKILELGAQIAGALDYAHHHDVVHRDIKPANIMLGKNGQVKVADFGVARMVSSSKTETGIILGTPSYMSPEQVAGKRVDGRSDLFSLGVVFYELFSGAKPFVGENLTALMYNISNAKYPDLQDICPDLPDDCCRMVDKLLSKSASRRYKSADLLQRELFDLLDTMEGR; the protein is encoded by the coding sequence ATGCGTCTTTTCAGTCGAATCATCTTCAGCAACCCGGTTCTCGGCCTGCTCCTCACGCTGGTGATTTTTGTCGCCTCGCAGGTCGGTTGTCCCCCGCTGCAGGTGCTGGATCAACAAATCTTTGACCAGCTGATTGCCCTGCGCAAGCCGGCCAACTCCGACAACCTGGTGATGGTCGCCATCGACCTCAAAAGCCGCCAGCAACTGGGCGATACCCCCTGGTCGCGTCACCAGCTGGCGAAACTGCTGAACGCCGTAGAGGAACAACACCCGGCCGCCATCGGCCTCATTTCCCCGCTGAGTTTCGCTTCAAGCGACCCGACGGCCGATCAGGAACTGATCGCGAACGCCCGCAATCTGGTCGTCAGAGTCGAGGACCTGCAGGGAATTTCCGCCGGCAACACGCCTTATTTCAAAAGCCATTCACTGCCGCGCATCACCCAGTTGCCCACCGCGCGCGAACTGCTGCTCAATCAGCAGAATCCGCTCCGCCGCTACCTGTCGCAGCCACCCTCCCCGCTGCTGCTGCCGCCACTTCGAGGGTTACAGGATCGGGCTTTAGCCGGGCCACTTATTTTACACCCGGATAAAGATGGCGTGCTACGACGTCTGCCGCTCCTCGTCCCCTGGCAAGATCGCCTGGTGCCGTCGCTGCCGTTGCAGCTGATTCTCATGACCACAGGCGAACGACTGCAGGATCTCAGCTACGGCCCGCTCGAATTTCCGGGACGCCTCAGCCTCGGCAAGCTGCGCCTCGACCTCGGCCCGGGGTATCAACTGCTGCTTGATCGGTCCGGCCGAGCGCCGGCCTTTCAGGCGATTTCGGCCAGCGATCTGCTACAGCAAAAAGTTCCGCCAAGGACCCTGCGCAACCGTATTGTCCTGATCGGCGAAAGCGACGCTCAAGCACAACCGGCTGGAAGGCTCGGAGCGCTTGAAGCGGCAACTCTGGCGACTATCAGCCTGCTCAACGGCACGCCACTGCATCAACCTGCCTGGGGCTGGTTGCTTGAGAGCCTGGTACTGCTCTACTTCGGGCTGTTCTGTTTTCTGCTCCTGCCCCGTCTTTCGACCCGCTTCGGGCTTTTAAGCCTGTTGTTTTTTCTGTTGACCTGGGTTATCGGCGCTGCCGCGACCCTGGTGATCAGCGGGCTCTGGCTACAGGTCGCCCCGGCCATAGTTCTCTCGCTGCTCGGTTTTCTGCTGGTGCACTACAAGAAGTTGCGACATAACCTGACAACCTCGGTCGCCGAGAGCGACAAAATGCTCGGGCGATCCTTTCAGGAACAGGGGATGCTCGACCTGGCGCTGGACCGCTATCTGCGTTGCCCGCCCGGGTACAGGGGCATGAAAGAGCTGCTCTACAGCCTCGGCCTCGACTTCGAACGCAAGCGGATGCCGCACAAGGCGCTGACGGTCTATCTGCACCTGCAGAAAGCCGGGAGTTTTCGCGATCTCAAGCAGCGCATCCGGCAACTCAGGGATAACGTTCAGACCCTGGTTATGCCTGCCGCAAATGGCACCATGGTAATCAGCAAGTCGGGCGAAAAACCGATGCTCGGCCGCTACCGCATTGAAAAAGTGCTCGGACAGGGTGCCATGGGTACCGTCTATCAGGGGGTCGATCCCAAAATCAATCGTCAGGTCGCGATCAAGACACTGGCCTATGAACAAATCGATCCGACAGAACTCGACGACGTCAAGGAGCGCTTCTTTCGCGAAGCCGAGGCCGCCGGCCGCCTTAACCATCCGAATATCGTCACGGTTTACGATGTCGGCGAGGAGGCCGATCTGGCCTACATGGCGATGGAACTGCTGGACGGCACCGACTTAAGTCAGTACTGCAGTAAGAAAAATCGCCTCTCAGCACGCAAGATTCTGGAGCTCGGCGCGCAGATTGCCGGAGCGCTCGACTACGCCCATCACCACGATGTCGTACATCGCGACATCAAACCGGCCAATATTATGCTCGGCAAGAACGGTCAGGTGAAGGTCGCCGATTTCGGCGTGGCGCGCATGGTATCGAGTTCGAAAACCGAAACCGGCATCATCCTCGGCACCCCGAGCTACATGTCACCCGAGCAGGTTGCGGGGAAACGGGTCGACGGGCGCTCCGATCTTTTCTCTCTGGGAGTGGTCTTTTATGAACTGTTCAGCGGCGCAAAACCCTTTGTCGGGGAAAACCTCACCGCCCTGATGTACAATATTTCCAACGCCAAATATCCTGACCTCCAGGATATCTGTCCCGACCTGCCGGACGACTGCTGCAGAATGGTCGACAAGTTGCTGAGCAAGTCGGCGAGCCGGCGCTACAAATCGGCTGATCTGCTCCAGCGTGAGCTCTTCGACCTGCTGGATACCATGGAGGGGAGATGA
- a CDS encoding Stp1/IreP family PP2C-type Ser/Thr phosphatase, whose product MKLTACTLTDVGLRRTNNEDAVFADAANGLFVLADGMGGHAAGEVASAMAVATVCDQFPPLAPPPADATASLQSAFLNASRSIRQTALQDESKRGMGTTLSVVYIDGETAQIAHVGDSRIYRLRGAELKQLSIDHSLVAEQVRLGIISIEEARNSQMRNILLQAVGLEESVEVFLARQLLQAGDLLLLCSDGLTDMLDDTQIQALLCQKQTLQKTAAQLVEAANQAGGRDNISVIVVKIEE is encoded by the coding sequence ATGAAACTGACCGCCTGCACCCTGACCGATGTCGGGCTGCGACGTACCAACAATGAAGATGCCGTCTTCGCCGATGCGGCCAACGGCCTGTTTGTCCTGGCCGACGGCATGGGTGGCCACGCCGCCGGCGAAGTGGCGAGCGCCATGGCGGTTGCAACCGTCTGCGACCAGTTCCCACCGCTCGCTCCACCCCCGGCGGACGCCACCGCCAGCCTGCAATCGGCCTTTCTCAACGCCAGCCGCAGCATTCGCCAGACCGCACTGCAGGATGAGTCCAAACGCGGTATGGGGACTACGCTTTCCGTTGTCTATATCGATGGCGAGACCGCTCAGATTGCCCATGTCGGCGACAGTCGCATCTATCGTCTGCGGGGTGCAGAGCTGAAGCAGCTGAGCATCGATCATTCTCTGGTGGCCGAACAGGTGCGGCTGGGGATCATCTCCATTGAGGAAGCGCGCAACTCGCAGATGCGTAACATTCTGCTGCAGGCCGTAGGGCTCGAGGAAAGCGTCGAGGTCTTCCTGGCGCGGCAGCTGTTACAAGCCGGAGATCTGTTGCTGCTCTGCAGTGACGGCCTCACCGACATGCTGGATGATACACAGATCCAGGCCCTGTTATGTCAAAAGCAGACACTCCAGAAAACCGCAGCACAGCTGGTTGAAGCGGCCAATCAGGCCGGTGGACGTGACAATATTTCGGTCATTGTGGTAAAAATCGAGGAGTAG
- a CDS encoding FHA domain-containing protein: MLKITLQLGDKLLATYETDNDDLSIGRSASNDIRIDNLAVSSQHAKIRKVMNTYLIEDLKSTNGTFVNEKQIDRYELIDGDRVTIGKHSLLFSISGGSKKPPFDADKTMILDTEKQRELLDKNR, translated from the coding sequence ATGTTAAAAATCACCCTGCAACTCGGCGACAAACTGTTGGCCACCTATGAAACTGACAACGATGACCTCAGCATTGGCCGCAGCGCCAGCAACGACATCAGGATCGACAACCTGGCGGTTTCCAGCCAACATGCCAAAATCCGCAAGGTGATGAACACCTACCTGATCGAAGACCTCAAAAGCACCAACGGCACCTTCGTCAACGAAAAGCAGATCGACCGCTATGAACTGATCGACGGCGACCGGGTGACCATCGGCAAGCACAGCCTGCTCTTCAGCATCTCCGGCGGTTCGAAGAAGCCCCCCTTCGACGCCGACAAAACCATGATCCTTGATACCGAGAAACAACGCGAGCTGCTGGATAAAAATCGCTGA